The Ruania alba genome window below encodes:
- a CDS encoding response regulator, whose protein sequence is MKILLVEDNEMNLDMLSRRLVRRGHVLVTAVDGRAAVESTVREQPDVVLMDLGLPVLDGWEAARRIKADERTAAIPVIALTAHAMADDRARALAAGCDDFDTKPVDLDRLCGKIAAVTRDSVQP, encoded by the coding sequence ATGAAGATCTTGCTGGTCGAAGACAACGAGATGAATCTCGATATGCTCTCGCGCCGGTTGGTGCGCCGCGGACACGTCCTGGTGACGGCGGTCGACGGTCGCGCCGCTGTGGAGTCCACCGTGCGGGAACAGCCGGACGTGGTGCTGATGGACTTGGGTCTTCCGGTGCTGGACGGATGGGAGGCCGCGCGCAGGATCAAGGCTGATGAGCGGACGGCGGCGATCCCGGTGATTGCCCTGACCGCGCACGCGATGGCGGACGATCGCGCCCGTGCCCTGGCGGCGGGCTGCGACGACTTCGACACCAAACCCGTAGATCTGGATCGACTGTGCGGCAAGATCGCCGCGGTCACCCGCGATAGCGTGCAGCCTTGA
- a CDS encoding MATE family efflux transporter — protein MDDTPGPHAGRDEERSIDPSATARSPTETPHGRVLDRRILGLAVPALGALVAEPLFVLVDSAVVGHLGTAELAGLTLASTLLVTTVALFIFLAYATTGAVARRLGAGDEKGALAVGMDGIWLALGLGAVLLIVGYAGAEPVVAAMGASADVAPHALAYLRFSLPGIPGMLVVLAATGALRGLLDTRTPLRVAVTGAVANAIGSVLLVYPAGMGIAGSGMATAIAQIGMALALMWVVVRGARARGVSLRPAPGGIIANVRAGLPLLIRTLTLRAAILLTVATATSLGDVQLAAHQIVNSVWGLAAFALDALAIAAQALVGHGLGARRPEEVRAVVRRCLQWGTLAGVGIGAIIALGGGLLTPLFTSDPAVQHAAHLGLIVIGVLMPVAAWPFVLDGVLMGAGDGVYLAVAGAISLVVYLPLLAAVALWAPDGALGLVWLWVAFAGGFLGARALTTWLRSRGQRWMVLGV, from the coding sequence GTGGACGACACGCCGGGCCCACACGCCGGTCGAGACGAGGAGCGCTCCATCGACCCATCAGCCACCGCCCGCTCCCCCACCGAGACACCCCACGGTCGCGTCCTCGACCGTCGGATCCTCGGCCTCGCCGTCCCTGCTCTGGGCGCGCTCGTGGCCGAGCCGCTCTTCGTACTGGTGGACTCCGCCGTCGTCGGTCACCTCGGCACTGCTGAGCTCGCCGGGCTCACCCTCGCCTCCACCCTGCTGGTCACCACCGTGGCCCTGTTCATCTTTCTCGCCTACGCCACCACGGGCGCAGTAGCCCGGCGCCTCGGTGCCGGCGACGAGAAGGGCGCCCTCGCCGTCGGGATGGACGGCATCTGGCTCGCCCTCGGCCTCGGAGCGGTCCTGCTCATCGTCGGCTACGCCGGTGCCGAACCGGTCGTGGCGGCGATGGGCGCCTCGGCCGACGTGGCCCCGCACGCGCTGGCCTACCTGCGGTTCAGTCTGCCGGGCATCCCCGGCATGCTCGTGGTACTCGCCGCGACCGGCGCGCTGCGCGGCTTGCTGGACACCCGCACCCCTCTCCGGGTCGCCGTCACCGGTGCCGTGGCCAATGCCATCGGCTCGGTGCTCCTCGTCTATCCGGCCGGGATGGGGATCGCCGGATCTGGGATGGCGACGGCGATCGCTCAGATCGGCATGGCCCTCGCCCTGATGTGGGTGGTGGTGCGTGGCGCCCGCGCCCGCGGCGTCTCCCTGCGCCCCGCCCCGGGCGGCATCATCGCCAACGTTCGCGCCGGGCTCCCCCTGCTGATCCGTACCCTCACGCTGCGCGCCGCGATCCTGCTCACCGTCGCCACCGCCACGTCCCTCGGTGACGTGCAGCTGGCGGCACACCAGATCGTGAACTCGGTGTGGGGGTTGGCCGCATTCGCCCTGGACGCGCTCGCCATCGCCGCGCAGGCCCTGGTCGGCCATGGGCTCGGGGCGCGTCGCCCCGAGGAGGTGCGGGCCGTCGTCCGGCGGTGCCTGCAGTGGGGAACCCTCGCCGGCGTGGGAATCGGTGCCATCATCGCCCTGGGCGGCGGACTGCTGACGCCCCTGTTCACCTCGGACCCAGCGGTGCAGCATGCCGCTCACCTGGGGCTGATAGTGATCGGTGTGCTGATGCCGGTGGCCGCGTGGCCGTTCGTGCTGGACGGGGTGCTGATGGGCGCCGGAGATGGCGTGTACCTCGCCGTGGCCGGGGCGATCTCGCTGGTGGTGTACCTGCCGCTGCTCGCCGCCGTGGCGCTGTGGGCCCCTGACGGCGCACTCGGGCTGGTGTGGTTGTGGGTCGCCTTCGCCGGGGGTTTCCTGGGCGCACGGGCTCTGACCACCTGGCTGCGGTCGCGGGGGCAACGGTGGATGGTGCTCGGGGTGTAG
- a CDS encoding response regulator, whose amino-acid sequence MRRPRLHPIVRLDYIVRMTCFPLLIAVFFSVFHASGRADPLVVALLVLWGLVWPQVAFLHARHSSDSKRAEHRNMFIDSVLVGAWIAGMHFTLWPSIMFVTAVNLGNLGVGGVRLAGRGWIGIALGVAGGGLVTGFAQELESTPLATAASIVGIFLTSSVFALHSYLQSKKFVHNRKLLEEQKLKIEEKSAELAQAKEAADAANRSKSLFLANMSHELRTPLNAIIGYSELLEEEAREAGDDDLVPDLEKIHAAGRHLLGLINEVLDLSKIEAGKMEVHLEQVEVGPVLQDVVATVGPLAEKSNSRLFLEAETPGTMNTDVTKVRQMLFNLLGNAAKFTHDGEIHLRARRESMESGEWMIFEVADTGIGMTSEQQAGLFQPFAQADSSTTREYGGTGLGLAVSRHCARLLGGDIDLSSIPGTGTTFTVRIPVDSGAVPAGGDEPTSVPADAPVVLVIDDDAAGSALIERILARQGLRVESATSGHDGLQRARELQPSLILLDVRMPGTDGWNVLASLKADPQLAPIPVVMISVTGQQTLGLALGPADYLVKPVHNDSLVQTVRRHLGTSALEEPILVVDDDATTREMLRRQLERAGWRVAEAADGIEGLARLDDCAPALILLDLVMPRMDGFAFLDEVRGRQDAHEVPVIILTSRDLTHAEREELSARAGSVIAKGRYTGGQLEEEVRRTLAEGRPRGKLHAAGEALE is encoded by the coding sequence ATGAGACGACCGCGGCTGCACCCGATCGTCCGACTCGACTACATCGTCCGGATGACGTGCTTTCCGCTGTTGATCGCCGTCTTCTTCTCGGTGTTCCATGCCTCAGGGCGGGCAGACCCGCTCGTGGTCGCCCTCCTGGTGCTCTGGGGTTTGGTGTGGCCCCAGGTGGCGTTCCTGCACGCGCGCCACAGCTCAGACTCCAAGCGCGCCGAGCACCGCAACATGTTCATCGACTCGGTGCTGGTCGGAGCCTGGATTGCGGGGATGCACTTCACCCTCTGGCCGAGCATCATGTTCGTCACGGCCGTCAACCTCGGCAATCTCGGTGTCGGCGGCGTCCGCCTCGCCGGGCGTGGGTGGATCGGCATCGCACTGGGAGTGGCCGGTGGTGGTCTCGTCACCGGGTTTGCGCAAGAGCTTGAATCGACCCCGCTCGCGACGGCGGCGAGCATCGTCGGCATCTTCCTCACCAGTTCGGTGTTCGCGCTGCACTCCTATCTGCAGAGCAAGAAGTTCGTGCACAATCGCAAGCTCCTGGAGGAGCAGAAGCTCAAGATCGAGGAGAAGAGCGCGGAGCTGGCGCAGGCCAAGGAGGCCGCGGATGCTGCCAACCGCTCCAAGAGCCTGTTCCTGGCGAACATGAGCCATGAGCTGCGGACGCCGCTGAACGCCATCATCGGCTACAGCGAGCTGCTGGAGGAGGAGGCGCGGGAGGCCGGCGACGACGACCTCGTGCCCGACCTGGAAAAGATCCACGCAGCCGGTCGGCACCTGCTCGGTCTCATCAACGAAGTACTCGATCTCTCCAAGATCGAGGCCGGGAAGATGGAGGTCCACCTGGAGCAGGTGGAGGTCGGGCCGGTGCTCCAGGATGTGGTGGCCACCGTGGGGCCGTTGGCAGAGAAGTCGAACAGCCGACTGTTCCTCGAGGCCGAGACGCCGGGCACGATGAACACCGACGTGACCAAGGTGCGGCAGATGCTGTTCAACCTGCTCGGGAATGCGGCGAAGTTCACTCACGACGGCGAGATCCACCTCCGCGCTCGGCGAGAGTCGATGGAGTCGGGCGAGTGGATGATCTTCGAGGTCGCGGACACCGGAATCGGCATGACTTCGGAGCAGCAGGCGGGGCTCTTCCAGCCATTTGCTCAGGCCGACTCCTCGACCACGCGTGAGTACGGCGGGACCGGCCTCGGCCTGGCGGTCTCACGCCACTGTGCGCGGCTGCTGGGCGGCGACATCGACCTGAGCAGCATCCCTGGAACCGGCACGACCTTCACCGTGCGGATCCCGGTCGACTCCGGTGCCGTCCCGGCCGGTGGCGACGAGCCCACGTCCGTGCCGGCCGACGCACCCGTCGTCCTGGTGATCGACGATGACGCCGCAGGGAGCGCACTGATCGAGCGGATTCTCGCGCGGCAGGGGTTGCGGGTGGAGTCTGCGACCAGTGGCCATGATGGGCTGCAGCGCGCCCGCGAGCTGCAGCCCAGCCTGATCCTGCTCGATGTGCGGATGCCCGGCACCGACGGGTGGAACGTGCTGGCGAGCCTGAAGGCGGATCCGCAGCTGGCGCCGATCCCCGTCGTCATGATCTCCGTGACCGGTCAGCAGACGCTGGGCCTCGCGCTTGGTCCGGCCGACTATCTGGTGAAACCGGTCCACAACGACAGTCTCGTCCAGACCGTCCGCAGGCATCTGGGAACGTCGGCGCTCGAGGAGCCGATCCTCGTGGTCGACGACGACGCCACCACGCGCGAGATGCTGCGGCGGCAACTGGAACGAGCGGGCTGGCGGGTAGCGGAGGCCGCCGACGGTATCGAGGGGTTGGCGCGCCTCGACGACTGTGCGCCGGCGCTGATCCTGCTCGATCTGGTCATGCCGCGCATGGACGGCTTCGCGTTCCTCGATGAGGTGCGCGGCCGCCAGGACGCCCACGAAGTGCCGGTGATCATCCTCACGAGCCGGGACTTGACGCACGCCGAGCGAGAGGAGCTCTCCGCTCGGGCCGGGTCGGTCATTGCCAAGGGTCGCTATACTGGCGGCCAATTGGAGGAGGAGGTGCGCCGCACCCTCGCTGAGGGTCGGCCTCGGGGGAAGCTCCACGCGGCCGGCGAGGCGCTCGAATGA
- the dnaB gene encoding replicative DNA helicase, giving the protein MTDAPETFERTPPQDVAAEQSVIGGMLLSKDAIADVVEVLRGTDFYRPAHEAIYDSILDLYGRGEPADAVTVAAEMTKRGELSRIGGAPYLHTLLSSVPTAANAGYYARIVRERAVLRRLVDAGTRIVQLGYATDGGDVDDLVNTAQSEIYAVTERRTSEDYVPLKDVINSTMEEIDAASHRDDGMVGVPTGFADLDALTNGLHPGQMIVIAARPAMGKSTLGLDIARATSIKNGLTSVIFSLEMSRNEISMRMLSAESQVPLQNMRKGTMRDEDWTRLARTMGKVSEAPLFIDDSPNMSLMEIRAKCRRLKQRHDLKLVVIDYLQLMSSGKRVESRQQEVSEFSRAIKLLAKELEVPVIAISQLNRGSEQRTDKKPQVSDLRESGSIEQDADMVILLHREDMYEKESPRAGEADVIVAKHRNGPTDTIVVAFQGHYARFVDMAH; this is encoded by the coding sequence ATGACCGACGCGCCGGAGACCTTCGAGCGCACCCCACCGCAGGACGTGGCCGCCGAGCAGTCCGTGATCGGCGGCATGCTGCTCTCCAAGGACGCCATCGCCGACGTGGTGGAGGTCCTGCGGGGGACGGACTTCTACCGGCCCGCGCACGAGGCGATCTACGACTCCATCCTCGACCTCTACGGGCGCGGTGAGCCGGCCGACGCGGTGACCGTGGCCGCGGAGATGACCAAGCGCGGCGAGCTGAGCCGGATCGGTGGGGCGCCGTACCTGCACACGCTCCTCTCCTCGGTGCCGACCGCGGCCAACGCCGGCTACTACGCACGGATCGTGCGCGAGCGGGCGGTGCTGCGGCGCCTGGTCGATGCCGGCACCCGCATCGTGCAGCTCGGCTACGCCACCGATGGCGGTGACGTGGACGACCTGGTGAACACGGCGCAGTCCGAGATCTACGCGGTCACCGAGCGGCGCACGTCCGAGGACTATGTGCCGCTGAAGGATGTCATCAACTCCACGATGGAGGAGATCGACGCCGCCTCCCACCGCGATGACGGCATGGTCGGGGTGCCCACCGGGTTCGCCGACCTGGATGCGCTGACCAACGGTCTGCACCCGGGGCAGATGATCGTAATCGCGGCCAGGCCGGCGATGGGGAAAAGCACCCTGGGACTCGACATCGCGCGCGCCACGTCGATCAAGAACGGTCTGACGTCGGTGATCTTCTCTCTGGAGATGAGCCGCAACGAGATCTCCATGCGCATGCTCTCCGCGGAGTCTCAGGTGCCGCTACAGAACATGCGCAAGGGCACGATGCGGGACGAGGACTGGACTCGCCTGGCCCGCACCATGGGCAAGGTGTCCGAAGCACCGCTGTTCATCGACGACAGTCCGAACATGTCGCTGATGGAGATCCGGGCCAAGTGTCGCCGGCTCAAGCAGCGCCACGACCTCAAGCTCGTCGTGATCGACTACCTGCAGTTGATGTCCTCCGGTAAGCGAGTCGAGTCCCGTCAGCAGGAGGTCTCCGAGTTCTCTCGTGCGATCAAGTTGCTCGCGAAGGAGCTCGAGGTGCCGGTGATCGCGATCTCGCAGCTGAACCGTGGCTCGGAGCAGCGCACGGACAAGAAGCCGCAGGTGAGCGATCTTCGTGAATCGGGCTCGATCGAGCAGGATGCCGACATGGTGATCCTGCTCCACCGCGAGGACATGTACGAGAAAGAGTCCCCGCGGGCCGGTGAGGCCGACGTGATCGTGGCCAAGCACCGTAACGGCCCCACGGACACCATCGTGGTGGCGTTCCAGGGCCACTATGCACGGTTCGTGGACATGGCGCACTGA